In the Salvia miltiorrhiza cultivar Shanhuang (shh) chromosome 8, IMPLAD_Smil_shh, whole genome shotgun sequence genome, CTCCTCTATATTCATATAGTATTTCGTTTCTTTGAATTGATTTTATTACTATAATAAAATCATGCAACTTGTAGTTACCAAAGCtaagaataaattattaatttgacCAACTTTTTAAGAGAGAGGGTTTGATGCTTATCtcatgtttttttaattaatgtatttgCTAATAATTCTgggtaaatttttattttttttttaattagaagatgtatattttatataatcaaaATAAGCAAGCAGCACGCATGCAAGACATCTACATCACACAAATGTGAGAAAACTATCAACACACAGACGAAGCTATTAACCAAacaaaagtggaaaaactaCCTGCATACAGGCGTGCATGACACTTGAGCTAggggaagatgatgaagatgatcaATTCAAAGGggaattgaacccaagacctatTACAAGAGTTTTTGCAAGCCTCAATTTTGCCACTTGAGTTAGgcctaatttgcataattcggGATAATTTAAAACCTAATTGCTCTCCTTTCATATGTCCAATATTTCAAGGAATTTGGAATTTTTAATAAAGGGTTATTGACGGATAAATATACCAACTTAAGTTGAAccaattctaatttttaatatCAACTTTAAAAAGTGTCAAAAAATATAGCACTAACTTATtgattgtagtaattttaataacatgaattctatttacttttatatatacaatttatgacgaaccaaaataaatatcttataatttaatataatctgACAATTCAAATTcgtgttaaaattactacaattcGATTTGTCCACATCAACATTTCGGCATGCTAaattagctttaatttgatcaaaAATATAATTCGTGCTAAAATTATTACAATCAAtaagttaatgtattttttggcactttttaaaattaatgtttaaaattaaaattgatccaaaattaatatatttatatgccAATAACCCTTTAATTAATTGGTCAATtataagagaaagaaaaaaaaaacgccaATATCCTACGTACTCATCAGTTTTATCTAggtattaattattaaatgtcGATATAACCTCGAAGATGGATCatccatttttcatttttatttttttaattattatccTTTTTAGAAAAAGAGAAACAAATATTGCTCCTGATTTTGCACCTAATAAAGAAAGACGTAGAATGCCGGGGAAGGTttaaataataatcatataAAGAAAAGTAAAGTTGATGAAAGATACCTATTATTTGCATTCGTGTGCATTTGTCACTAtacatatatactccctctccctctctctctctctctctctctctctctctctctcctgttTGAATAGTACCGACAGTTGATTTGGTGGTTGTTTTCTTCTCTAGCTAGGCCACCTGCAAATTGGTATGTTCTTCTCCATCACTTTCACTCTTAtccttatatatttattttaaaacgaTGTTTAATTCCTAGCTGCTTCTGTTTTCATCTCGATATTTAATTTAGTGAATACATGCTACAGCAACAACCATCATGATTCAAATTTCTGCAGCTCTGAATTTATGAGCTGTACATACAATACTAATAATTGCAGTAATGCAAAAACAGCTAATGTTTTTAAGTTTAACTATACTTTGTTTATATGTATCTATCTATATGTGTATGGAATTTTTAGGTAAAGAAAGCCGGCTATTTTTTATACACCTCCAACATCCAAAGAATTTGGATAAGGTGCCCACTTTTGTTTTTGCTCCTTTTCTGATTATCACTATTTTACTTTATTCTATCTTCAATTATTGTCCTTTTTAGTTATTGCAGTGttaatatcttattttaatcaattttcaacTTCATTTAATTCCCCTACAGACCATAGCCATAGCTGTTTCCGCGaccaccaaaaaaagaaaaagaaaaagaagtcaTTTTTAGGGTTTGTTGAAGGACcaattatatttaattggttAATGCATTCTGATTTTCAGGTGAAAAATGACCCTGCACACTGTATTCTTCAAAGATGGGAGTGCGAATGCGGCGGCGCAGTCAGCCGTGCCGCGGTGGAGCGGACTCGGATGTCAGCCGCCGGGCGTTTACGGCGAAGGGTTTATCCAATCAAAGGGCGCCGCCGCGTGCCTCGATGGTGTTAAAGATCATCATGGAAAGCCTCACTTCACTCTTTTCTCTGGTAATTTTTGTTTCTCGCAGATctactatactatatatatatattctctctctctataaataCGTGTATATAATACTCTACGCCACATAATTATTCATAAGAGTGTAGTGTAAAGATGCGTTAATCATTTCTAAAAtagtttaaaataattttccaaaaagaaaataggCAAGTTAAATGGGGCAACCAAAATATATAATACATGCCAAGTCAAATggtatataatttaattatgctTCATGGCCGTGATTGAGAGTTGAGACCACAAAAATGTCCTAGAATCTGCTGATGCTTTTGGGTTGGCAAATAGTATAATATGAAAGGCATTCATACGTAGTTAATTGATGCAGTAATCTTAACTACAgaccataatttttttatgttcCACTTTGCTATAGATATATACATCAGTATTGTGAAGTTGTTATCAATGTACAACATATATGCATGTATATATGATGGGACACTCaattaattaagtgttaatGGATAAATATGtccatatttataattttttattaaaaatgtcatttttataaaaaagaattactCATATGTCTAAATTAAAGTAAAGAGTCGAAATTACCCTTCAATATTGATGACTTTACATCATTTTTTGTGTGAAATTTTATACTTTTCTGATACAAGTACAAATGTATAATAAAagtgtaaaaaaaatagattgttATCGGAAAAGTAGATTATCGCCCAGGCGACAACCTACTTAGTGAGCGACAACCTACTTTTTCTTGtagcaaattaaaattttcaataaaaaagtAGCTTGTTGACAGAAAAAGTAGGTTGTTGTCTGAGCGGCGACCTACTTTTCCGATAGCAAATTATTTTTGTCTTGCAAGTTGCAAGTACATTGATTGAAACATTAgagataatttaattaattatagatataaacacaataattttataaaagtgGACATTTTTCATTACAATTTAATAAAAGCGGGCATTTTAAGCTTTTACTCCTCAATTAATATCAATATACACTATGTCAATATCGATATTGTAGATTGGCCATTAACTATGCATGTATAAGTATATAATCCATTATATTCTACTCTACATATAGTCGATCGATAAAACccaataaaattcaaattcgtCGTAATTCGCTATTCCACAGCTGAACAACTGTATCTTCTATAAGTTTTTTGGGCATTTCTTAAACCCATCGATTTAAGACACATTCTGGTGATATTTTCAAGAGAAATTATCTAATGGGCAGTATATACTTTAATATTATCTAAATGAGAGTTTTGCAAACCGACAGTTTTCGCCGGTTccgatttataattatttttaatgattttatatATGACTATATATAATaacttaaatattaaaattgagtggaaGAAAAAGTAAGATTGAAAAATAATGTATAGTTCTAActtctaattaatatttgataatGATGTATGATTCCAATTACAATTTGCAAGTCACAAATATACAATCTTACAAAATAGAACTAATAACTCTAGTAATTTGCGATCTTTAAAACAGACAGCAATTAACctagaaaatattaattatccTCCATATACGTATTTGATATCTTGAGAGATAATCAATGCCAAttgatggttttttttttctcaattagcAGAAAGATCACACTTGAAGGAAAACTAACTCATCATTGTTATTCAAAGTAGTTCTTtggaatatatatttatttgtacTATATATGTTTTGTGTTACCGATTTGGTGGATTAGACGAGATTTAGAGGGTGTtcggctaagcttattttaaagagcttataagctcttggagattataagatgtttcaagagcttataagatgtaatttcttAAGAGcttaagttgtcaaagtgtttgggtaaatgaacttataagctagagacagaattaatttttagttagtgagagaaaatctttgttagagagagaaaatcgaagaaaaatgaaattagaatgatatatgatgaaaataaaaaattatagttgaattatttttgtaaaataagtgTTGCTTATacgataatgagaaaataagttggggtaaatgaacttattttttatggagcttataagctcttggagcttatttttacagcttataagttgtttaggagcttaatTATTTTGTCAATACTTtgaaagagtttataagctcctaaacaacttataagctgttttaaagagcttataagctcagccgaACACTCTCTTAATCTCATTTCGGTACGTTGGGTGGATTTGACCAAGTATTTAGTCTCAGGGCAGTGGGACATATGTGATTAGTCTTGTCTCCTCCGATCAAAAAATTAACTCGAAGCAATTCAATATGATCAAATAATCTCTAGCAAATTTAATCTCGAACTCCACTAGTTTGATAATGTAGAAATAGTAAATTTTGAGAGATGTCCCCGTAGTGTGTTCGGGCTTGCGTATTTGTTTCTATAAATTAGTGTAGTCTACTATTCTTGGAGATTAGCCACACATACTAATTGTAGAAAGAATATGGTATGTATAGGTGACTGCAAAACTActcatgaaaatgaaaaaactcCGTTGCAGACAGCTTCCTCTGCCGCCGTGGACTATCTAGAGCTTGGATTTGGACAGCCAATGGTAAACTTTAATTTCTCACAAAGtgcacattttttttatcaagaaagatgaattgAAATGTGCATTAATTTTGCAGATTTGTGGTGCTAAATATCCATATCCAGATCAGTGCTACGGGTTATACTCATCCTATAATGGACCTCAGTTTGCGGTAATCGTCTTCatcatattaaaaataattttgatgaataaataatcactccctccatcccattaatAATAGTTGTAGCTAGCTTCACCCCTTTCtatctcttttattttttaattattttttttaataatggtGCCTAAAAGTAGGGAGCGATACTTAGTGTAGGACGGATGaggtatatattaattaattaatttggtcATGATGACATTAATTTATCAGGGGCGAATGATGCTGCCGTTGAACGGAGGGCCGATCTTGGTGAACGCGAAGCAGTACAACGGAATCATGAGGCGCAGGAAGAAGCGCGCCGAGGCGGAGCTCGAGAACAAGCTGCTCAAGATCCGAAAGGTAAGTAATTAATGAAATACAATTAATTGTAAttgtaatataatgtaaagagACGTTGAATTTGAATATATGCGCATGCAGCCGTATCTGCACCTGTCGCGGCACCTCCACGCGAAGCGGCGGCCTCGGGGAAACGGCGGGCGCTTCCTGAACACCAAGGGGAAGGAGAAGATGACGACGTCGAGCAGCAGCCAGGGATCGGATGTGAGCAGCGATCAGGAGCTGCACTTTCCGAGGCTTCATCTCTTCCATCACCCCTTCTCCTTCAAGGTCTGATGTGATATCATCACAATGGGCAATTCATTCTTGGCTATCTCAACTTAGTTTGATCAATCGtatcctctatatatatatatatataataattatggTTTGCATGTGATTTAGGCCTTTGCATCTTCTCATTAGTTGAGAAATGAGAATCGCAATGTCGCCTGATTTGCACTACTTTCCTGCTTTAATTTGGAAGTCATGTATGTGTGTGTAATTATAAGATCATAGCTAGTGTGTGTTTTGAggttgcaaaataaaaaaaagactCTCGTCTTTTAATGGTGTTGTAATTTAAGCGTGTGGTTTGTTTTAATCTTGTAATTAGAGGTGAATAGATGCTATAGTCTCCTTGTAACATATTTAAAGTTGATATTTAATTAAGGTTTTTGGTATGTTTGATCTATAAGCGTctttaattattcaattttatgTCGCTTAGTCTCGGCCGATTATTGTATATAAACATGTGGCTAAAAGGTTTGGTGTAGTATATATTATGCGAGTGGAATCTAATTGGAGAACAATACAAGATACATCTATACTATCATAAAAAGGCAACtctcaatttcaaatttatttgaatgaaaattttaatttgatccTAAAATAGGATATTTTTGTAtacatttaaaaataaagtttggattcaacattgatttttttatgaaaatttatcaattaaaataataaataaattaatacaatttgaatcacacattaattttcttaaatttcacATGAGATGATTTTCAGAACTTAGTTATGATTTTCCAAaattcaaatgagatgatgcccACAAATCAATTTTGTTATTTCGAACTTCAAATGAGATGAAGCTCGAAACTCAATAAtgatatatattttaagatCCACATGAAGTAATGCACAAAAGTTAGTCAAGATATTTTGAAGCTTCATACAAGATGAtcttaactaataaataatttataataatttcccgtcgaaattcgacgggttacacactagtacTATCATAAAATGACAActctcaatttcaaattgaattgaatgacaattttgaaaatatatataatatgaaggttacaaataaatcacattTCATTCACATCCTCATTGTCTTACCCACTATCTTGCACCCTTTATAATTAGTAGAATTCTTTACATATGGcattaaatgaattaattagtatggtatatatatttgagtggattttgaaaatagcttatttcttttagtaaacttaaaaattaaccactaaaataaaaattttaaaaaatatccacAATTACCATTTTACCATTGCATATAAAAAGTTAAACACTACCCTTTAAAAAATTCACgcatttcacaaccagtcgaattcacaaccaggatttattttggttgtgaattcaagtagtcgtgaatttaaattttaaagtttgaatttacaaccaaaacaactagttgtgaattcgagctttaaaactcgaatttacaaccaacactaacaattcagttgtaaattcatcgagttggttgtgaattctagttttagttgtgaattcatagatctggttgtgaattcaacaatATTAAGTTAtcaattcatagatgtggtcgtgaattcaagaacattaagttgtaaattcatagatttggtcatgaattcaaattttaaataaattcacaactataaatagtggtagtcgtgaattcacacctagaaatattgttggtcgtgaattcgcgtgaattcacaactataaataacattagttgtgaattaaagttttaaatgaattcacaactagaaatattgttagtcttaaattcaagctttaaaacttaaattcacgactagcattatttctagttgtgaattcaaattttaaaatttgaattcacaaccaacactaacgattcttttgtgaattcattgagttggttgtaaattctaattttagttgtgaattcatagaactggttgtgaattcaagaatattaagttgtgaattcatagatgtggtcgtgaattcaagaacattaatttgtgaattcaagttttaaataaattcacaactataaatagtgttagtcatAAATTcgagtgaattcacaactagaaatattgttggtcgtgaattcgcgtgaattcacaactataaatgttgggaacttattgaaatatcttaatccttgttttgatgataccaaaatccataggctttaattgtaatagactagaactgttcgaactcaagtgttagagttcttttctagtatagtttgctgttctgaagactgaagactgaaggacgaaggactgaataCTGAAGtaaccaactgaagtatcagttgaagaatcagtctagAACTGATTAcgtaatgcgtgccacgtgaattcagcggactgatactaaagtcaagtatcagttaaacattcttcctcggactgaaccttcaacgttcaaaggaagccacgtactccaaaagtacagccgcattaaatgcagagatctcaggatcctcttttctctgcagaggtaattcctatttggtggctactttatcagagacgtcgcatatCCTCCTCTtcaagcgaggatgctctgcaattcatccgagacttttgcacacaagtgcaaacgattcctctgcttagcctcacggaggaccaactcaagctcaagtgcttcccctatgcacttaaagaccgggccaGGACGTGGATGCTCTCTCTGCcacccaactctatcactacgtggggagatgcttgtgaaaaattcatgctgaaatactacccaagccataaaacacaggagctgagaacaaaaataatggagttcacccaaggagcggatgagcttttgcatgaagcttgggagagatatgaagaactcctccgtcaatgccctcaacatcaattcacgaatgttatgttgatgcagttcttctacgatgggttagtgcaaactacccaatttatggtggacagcacggcaggaggaaacatagctcGAAAGACTAcggcagatctgaaagagattttcaagaccttggccgaaagctcccaacagaagtcaGTCCGTGGACGAAGAGTGgaggctagtgccgtgacaaatcagttcgagatgcagcaGCAATTGGCTTCGATCATGCGAGAAGTTCAGCAgctcaagatggaaaagatggaaaattctccagttcagagctcaGCGCCGCCGATGACAACTCAGCCGAATCCAGCTCTGCCAATGTCAACTCCGCAGAACCCAGCCATGCAGTATGTTGAGCCGTGTGGTatctgtggagatttcagccatggagctaataagtgccatagaatgggagagtttactccggaaggacaagctgaggtctatgtagcacaaggattccaaacctacaatcaagtgcagaacagacCATATGGCCAGAATATGAATCAAGGTCCACAGAATATAGTTGGAGGATGGAGAGGACAGCCGAATgttggatggggaaatcaaaattttggggggaatcaattccgtcgaccaccccaaatgggCTATCAACAACAACAGTATTTCTCACCACATCAGGGATCTTCTCAACCATACAGACCACAATACCAACAGCAGCAATCCATTCCGCAACAGAGTGCGCAGCCgattccaccacaaaaatccaCGCTCGAAGAAACGCTGCAAGCCTTTATGGAGATTAGCAAACAAAGTATGGAGTTCCAAGCATCTACAATTAAAAGGCTTGAAACAACGGTTGGACAACTTTCCGGTGCCTTGAATCAAattcaacaacaacagcagcccgggaagtttcatggccaacctACTTAGCCACATCAAGCTCTAGCTGTAACTGTTCTCCGCAGTGGTAAGATTttggataacaaagtggatgttCCAATacaaaccagagcagaggaaccgtccCGCCAAAGTAGagccgattcctctggctttaccAGAACAGAGCTGCCGAACTCTGCTCAATCCAGACcagagctgccgagctcagctctgccCAGCTCGACTGATGAAGAAAAGGCAGACCAGCAaaaggaaggagagaaggagaaggaggtcaagctccacaagGCTTCTACACCTTATCGACCACCGATTCCCTTCCCGGGCAGATTGAGCAACGAGAAGCAGGACCAACAGTtcaccgacttctacaacatgcttgccaaggtgaacgtgaatctccctctccttgatgtgatcagaaagGTCCCGgcatatgtgaagtttttcaaggaattggtctccaacaagcggaagttcgGAGACAATGAGAAGATTCTAGTCTCAGAAGTAGCAACCTCAATCATGCAACAATCCctaccaccaaagcagcgcgatccaggtagctttgtaattaatattgctttgggaaatggtaaggaagccacgggtatgttagatctgggagcgggaattaatttgatgccttactctatttttcaacaattagagttaggtaatatGAATTCCACTCGCATGTGCCTACAacttgctgataggtccgttaggtacccccgtgggatagtagaaaatattctggttagagtcggggatttgattgtgcccgttgattttgtagtacttgagattggggatgtgcatgagaatggtagagatcacactctgctattaggaagaccctttatggcgaccactaacactttgattgatgtcaagaatggaactattaaaatgacagtgttaggggaatcagtgtctttctcggtgcatgaaaatcgggctatgccttctgccaactttatgaaagaatgctcatatatagatgctattaatggcttggttgagaaggtatttttacaggagcaggaatgCGTGGAAGTCTACGCTGGATCAGCCGACATGGAGGAATTGGCTAGGGAAGTTgaagagttcagcgctgcccagccagcTTTGCCCTTCAGTAATGCCCAGCCAGCTCTGCCCTTCAGTGATGACcaaccagctctgccgagctcagcgctGGAACTGAAGGAACTTCCCGCCAATCTCAAGTATGTTTTTCTGGAAGAAGGCGATGAGAAGCCAGTCATCATCTCGTCTACTCTGACTCTAGAGCAAGAAGCGGCGCTGCTCGAtgtgttgaagagaaacaaagcagcgctgggatggagcctaggtgacatacgtggcattagcccagccacatgcatgcacaggatcaacctagaggaaggagctgcacccaagcgagattcccagcgacgcttgaaccctattctgatggaggttgtgcgcaaggaaatccttaagcttCTTGCCGAAGGGATTATTTACTCTGTCGCCGATAGTGATtgggtgagcccggtgcatgtcgtgccaaagaaaggaggaatgacggttgtgcgcaatgataagatggagttggtgccgacacgtcctaccacgggatggcggatgtgcgtcgactacaggaaactcaatgccgtcaccaaaaaggatcattttcccctcccttttgttgatcaaatgttagatcggttggcagggcatgatttttattgttttctagatggtttgtcaggatactaccaaatcgcaatcacaccggaagatcaagtcaaaactgccttcaccacgccttttgggacatttgcatggaagaggatgccgttcggattgtgcaatgcacccgggacgtttcaacgatgcatgatgtccatattctctgatatgattggtaaattcgtggaggtttttatggatgatttttcggtttttgggcagtcctttcatgattgtttgactaagattgatgtagtgttacaaaggtgtattgaaagtggcctaaccttgagttgggaaaagagtcatttcatggttactagcgggattgtcttgggtcatgtggtgtctaagcatggactagaggtcgacagagccaaggtggaggtaatccaaaagttgccaccccctattgatgtcaaagggattaggaatttcttaggtcacgccggtttttaccggcgtttcattaaagatttctctaaaattagccaacctctttgtttagccctattttgtgatggtTTTTGCTAGTGTTTCTACTGTTCATGCGAGCTCATTTCGTACCATTGTGATTTATTTTGCACGTGCTCGATGACTTTTTGGGTGTActactgtcgtgtgcaggattcgGGAGTTGATGAGCGGTTTGGCATCATTTCGAGCATTTtttttggagtcaggctcacggccccacggcgcgggccgtgctttACTTGGAGAAGAGCAGCGAAAggctcccacggcggccgccgtccacagcgccgccgtgtcacggcgggcgccgctaGCCATAAACCAGCCCAAGTCCCACAAATTCAAGAAAAGGCCGAAAGggggggacggcgccgccgtaccacggcggccgccgtccacggcgccgccgcctcacggcggccgccgcccctgtgcaaatccggcagttacgaaaattgctataaaatccgatttttagggtttcatTGGGAGCCGATTTTTCTcccagcctccacctgcgattttatgcctTTTCCCTTAGCTTAGGTAGACAGAAACATTtgagatacttgtggattccgctagatcgttgttttcattgaatcgtttgtaagttcttcattttgattagttaatctttacaagctttcttgttattgcattgcctagataatcgagcttttagataatgatatttgatttatgcttttgatgttttcatcgcctagataattagtgtttatgattgttgatttactattgctttctagattgctagttaaaaccctaggtttttggctttcctgcgttcttaatctgcttcccatctttcgcctagatagatttatatgcttcctgttgattctgcattagaaaatttacaagctttatttaattacgcctagaattaaagagagagtgtcagacccaacctacccgattagagtgtttaggttttatttctgtttcttgtgagtagcacgatcgaagccctgctaagccttccttgagagacgacttgagtcaccttaccgccctaggacgacctcgtataaattcgagtccatccgttaggtgtttttggatgagtcactctttgcaaactgctagctcaggatgttccttttaatttcgatgactcttgcatgcatgcctttgaaacattgaaacttaagttgagctctgccccggttgtgattgcgcctgattggtcattgccctttgagatcatgtgtgatgcgtctaactctgctgtaggagcggtgctaggtcagcgtgtggataagatgttacgtgtgatttactatgctagtttaactctgaatagtgcacaagtaaattacaccactactgaaaaagagatgcttgctgtggtctttgccttagataaatttcgagcatacatcattgggtctaaggtcattgtccatagtgaccatgccgcgcttcgatatttgatgaccaaacctcaagctaaagctcgtctaatccgttggatcttactgttacaagagtttgatgtagagatcagggataggaaaaAGAGTGAGAAtcacgtagctgaccacctttcccgtTTGGATAATAATCTGATGGACTCGAgtcttaattgcatccctgaattttttccttttgagcatgcaTATGCATTCACCCTTGATAAGTGCAGAGCTGCCGAGCTCTACTCTGCCGACTCCAGAGCAACCAGCTCCCCTCTGGCCAGTTCCACCGAGATCACCTCTGCCAGCCTTGCCGACCTCAGCGCTGCCCAGAGCAGCCTTGCGagcgccgagccctggtatgcagatattgtcaattacttagctTATGGTATTTTACGGCCGGAGCTGACGtcgcaggagagaaagagatttttagctcagtgcAGGCATTATTATTGAGAGATTCCGtacctcttcaagcttggaaaggacgATGTCATccgacggtgtgtgccggcagaggatcaacaacaagtgttaaaaatgtgccatgaagatcattgtggtggacactttggggggcagaaaacagctcataaaattcttcaatcaagTTTGTTTTgaccttccattttcaaagatgcacacacttTCACTCTTGCATGTGATCGGTGCCAGAGAGTAGGGAATATCGGCCGCAAGAATGAGATGCCTctccaaagcattttaattgtcg is a window encoding:
- the LOC130996744 gene encoding nuclear transcription factor Y subunit A-10-like; protein product: MTLHTVFFKDGSANAAAQSAVPRWSGLGCQPPGVYGEGFIQSKGAAACLDGVKDHHGKPHFTLFSGDCKTTHENEKTPLQTASSAAVDYLELGFGQPMICGAKYPYPDQCYGLYSSYNGPQFAGRMMLPLNGGPILVNAKQYNGIMRRRKKRAEAELENKLLKIRKPYLHLSRHLHAKRRPRGNGGRFLNTKGKEKMTTSSSSQGSDVSSDQELHFPRLHLFHHPFSFKV